GGTAGTAGAGCAGCACGGACGTGACCGTGAAGAACGGCCCGATGGGAATGCGGAGCGCGCCGGATCGGAGGAGGAGAAACATCAGGACGAGGACGAGGGACCCGACGCCGAGACCCGCCAGCACCGCCCCTCCCTCGCCGGGGCCGCTCCCGGCGAGGAGCGCCTCGTAGAACAGGACCGTCTCTGCGCCCTCCCGATAGACCGCCAGGAACGCGGCGGACCAGAGGGTGACGAGGCTGCCCGCCCCCAGCGCGGCCTGCACCTTCGTCCGGACGTAGCGTTGCCAGCGGTCGGCCTCTGCCTTGCTGGTGAGCCAGTAGCTCACGTAGAAGAGCACGGCGGTGGCCAGGAGCATCGCGGCGCCCTCGAGCGTCTCCTGGTGGCGGGGGCTCACGGTGAAGAGGGTCCGGATCGCGATCGCCGTCAGCACGCTCGCCACGAGCGCGACGGCGCTCGCTCGGTAGACCACGCCAACCCTGCCCCGGTGGCCGGACTTGAGGAGGTACGCCGCCAGGGCCGTGACGATCAGGATGGCCTCGAAGCCCTCGCGCACGATGAGGATCAGCCCGTTGAGGAAGGCGCCCCAGTGGCCGCGGTTCTGGTCCAGGAGCGCCGCCGCCTGATGAATCCGGCCCTTCAGCGCCTCCACCGCCTCGGCGACGGTATCCGCCGGCTCCCCGGCGACGATCAAGCCCCGGAGGTGCACGAAGCCCGCCTCGATCTCGGCCTTCCGTCGCGGGGCGCGTGCCGCCACGGCGGCCTCCAGCCCCTGCCCCTCGAAGAGATCGAAGTAGGCGCTCATGAGGAGCGCCTTGGCCCCCTCGCGGTCGCCGGCCCGGTGACGCTCGCTTGCCTGTTCAAGGCGAGCGGAGATCTGCGTCGTCAGCGCCTGCGCCGCGAGCGCGCGCGGGACGGCGTCCGCCTCGGGCCCGACACTCTCTTCCTTCTCGGCGAGGGGCGTCGCCGTCGCGCCGGCCC
The nucleotide sequence above comes from Candidatus Rokuibacteriota bacterium. Encoded proteins:
- a CDS encoding FTR1 family iron permease — encoded protein: MTREPRVRIGVGATVGVLLVASVALGGTEALPGPWLEIVGEISGVLDRAVRAYEAKDLRGAQDLAADAYFGPFEERGMEAAVRREISVRRARELERMFGGLRQAMTRGEPALRVRQQIAALREALDQDARELVRAGATATPLAEKEESVGPEADAVPRALAAQALTTQISARLEQASERHRAGDREGAKALLMSAYFDLFEGQGLEAAVAARAPRRKAEIEAGFVHLRGLIVAGEPADTVAEAVEALKGRIHQAAALLDQNRGHWGAFLNGLILIVREGFEAILIVTALAAYLLKSGHRGRVGVVYRASAVALVASVLTAIAIRTLFTVSPRHQETLEGAAMLLATAVLFYVSYWLTSKAEADRWQRYVRTKVQAALGAGSLVTLWSAAFLAVYREGAETVLFYEALLAGSGPGEGGAVLAGLGVGSLVLVLMFLLLRSGALRIPIGPFFTVTSVLLYYLAFVFAGRGIRELQESGLVGITPASGIPTWDFLGLYPTWESVGLQAVLVGAAIVAVGHLFRRRGRLASAETVHP